Proteins co-encoded in one Methanobacterium veterum genomic window:
- a CDS encoding oligosaccharide repeat unit polymerase family protein: MKVKNVDIFSPYLVIVGIILYVSLALVAYQYHLKGLDFVSGETLFAAFFGSLFFIIGALTPKIIGRFNLIPKLDTSGISKDKLNDKLKNSKLSVILNEKVLLAVVLIAIFLELLNTYLLGGIPLFSGYLKAKATNDLWRVSYILFLPAINILIAKYHNRWYYLLFVVGLALFAATGYRTTTMAILLSVFITVYYTRGLQFKHFLIFAVVAAVIGIAVGYIAVKSIEWQQWTLNPIQLVFYRAGFTFMVFDKIVHMAGATHGAMFYNTFTPGHPRYIVGDVVLGYHKMITPTIFGPAMLDFGYIALAIQMFLIGLFLRLLHSAHKLADGVFTAVYAVILAHTLIWIETGPTDFIVWLFYALAVIALVVFARNMWGISKKDSKPENI; the protein is encoded by the coding sequence ATGAAAGTTAAAAACGTAGATATATTTTCACCATATCTTGTAATAGTAGGGATAATTTTATATGTATCACTTGCACTCGTTGCATATCAGTACCACTTAAAAGGTTTAGATTTTGTATCTGGTGAAACGCTGTTTGCAGCATTCTTTGGGTCATTGTTCTTTATTATAGGTGCTCTTACCCCTAAAATTATTGGCAGGTTCAATTTAATACCTAAATTGGATACAAGCGGTATTTCAAAGGATAAACTTAATGATAAATTGAAAAATTCTAAGCTCAGTGTTATTTTAAATGAAAAAGTTTTACTTGCAGTTGTTTTAATTGCAATATTCCTGGAACTTCTAAACACTTATTTACTGGGAGGAATTCCTCTTTTCAGCGGCTACCTTAAAGCAAAGGCAACTAATGACCTCTGGAGAGTTTCTTATATTCTATTTTTACCTGCAATAAACATATTAATTGCAAAATATCATAACAGATGGTACTATCTCTTGTTTGTAGTTGGACTGGCCTTATTTGCGGCTACTGGTTACAGGACCACCACAATGGCCATATTACTCAGCGTATTTATAACAGTTTATTATACAAGGGGGCTGCAGTTCAAGCACTTTTTAATATTTGCTGTGGTTGCGGCAGTTATTGGAATTGCAGTAGGATATATCGCAGTTAAATCCATTGAATGGCAGCAGTGGACCTTAAACCCTATTCAGCTGGTTTTTTATAGGGCTGGATTTACATTCATGGTGTTTGATAAAATCGTGCACATGGCAGGAGCTACGCATGGGGCGATGTTCTATAATACATTCACACCAGGCCATCCCAGGTATATTGTAGGTGATGTGGTCCTTGGATACCATAAAATGATCACTCCAACTATATTTGGTCCTGCAATGCTCGATTTTGGCTATATTGCACTTGCTATTCAGATGTTCCTGATCGGTCTGTTTTTAAGGCTGCTTCATTCGGCCCATAAACTGGCAGATGGGGTATTTACTGCAGTTTACGCCGTAATTCTTGCGCACACTCTTATCTGGATTGAAACAGGGCCTACTGATTTTATAGTATGGTTGTTCTACGCACTTGCAGTTATAGCTCTGGTGGTGTTTGCAAGGAACATGTGGGGAATTTCAAAAAAGGACTCAAAACCTGAAAATATTTAA
- the cas6 gene encoding CRISPR-associated endoribonuclease Cas6, with the protein MRLKISLASSSGNYLIPYNYNHILSAIIYRKIADLDLASKLHFSKDFKFFTFSQIYVPQFKLTKRGVVSRDGKLEFYISSPNDELIKSLVEGHLENTEVNFKGDNLLVEQIELLKRPVFKESMKMRTMSPVMARIKREVNGKLKIWDLGPGDERFYESVQKNLINKYVKFYGDFDGDRWVRIRPDMKSAKRRRIDIKGNFHRAFMMNFEIEADQRLLEFAYDCGIGEKNSMGFGMVDLVNNRYDEI; encoded by the coding sequence ATGAGATTAAAAATAAGTTTAGCATCATCAAGCGGTAATTATTTAATTCCTTATAATTACAACCATATTCTTTCTGCTATTATTTATCGTAAGATAGCTGACCTTGATTTGGCCAGCAAACTCCATTTTTCAAAGGATTTCAAATTTTTTACTTTTTCACAGATTTATGTTCCTCAGTTTAAGCTTACAAAACGAGGAGTTGTTTCCAGGGATGGAAAACTTGAATTTTACATTTCTTCGCCCAACGATGAGCTGATAAAGAGCCTTGTTGAGGGCCATCTTGAGAACACTGAAGTTAATTTTAAAGGGGATAACCTGCTAGTTGAACAGATTGAGCTTCTAAAAAGGCCGGTGTTTAAAGAAAGCATGAAAATGAGAACTATGTCTCCAGTTATGGCCAGGATAAAGCGAGAAGTTAACGGGAAACTTAAAATATGGGATTTAGGGCCTGGAGACGAGCGGTTTTATGAAAGCGTCCAGAAAAACCTGATCAATAAGTACGTTAAGTTTTACGGTGACTTTGACGGTGATAGATGGGTGAGGATTAGGCCTGACATGAAATCTGCCAAGAGGCGCAGGATTGATATTAAAGGGAATTTCCACAGGGCCTTTATGATGAATTTTGAGATTGAGGCTGACCAGAGACTTTTAGAATTTGCGTATGATTGTGGGATTGGAGAAAAGAATAGTATGGGTTTTGGAATGGTTGATTTAGTAAATAATAGATATGATGAGATTTGA
- a CDS encoding DUF2207 domain-containing protein, which translates to MDIFIYSSIVEILMLLWALSPLYIYLMNRAPKINYNTEYEVDMPTDDPPAIVNAVCAGDPKRVGVPNLDGFRATILDLISRNYLFLKNESYNGSHYHESLLLEINPNNDISSLWKFEVQVLDFLKESEQDGIISLDLISKNLDPSYSYSAYGIWRNEVRSTLLDGNNFKDAFHSRGYIYLKTFGVLGTIIAWALIFYSFPSKLFSGTFISCALILWISSIISLFLTKRIAGQWTAYGREYYKRWMNFRSYIEDFSLIKEYPPESVKIWDKYLAYATALGAAKGVRRAMEISLSDDQLEESDVYMFHMSNYYGYFKEHNKRILELN; encoded by the coding sequence ATGGATATCTTTATCTATTCCTCAATAGTGGAAATTTTAATGTTATTATGGGCTCTCTCGCCATTATATATCTATTTAATGAATAGGGCGCCTAAAATTAATTATAATACAGAATATGAAGTTGATATGCCGACTGATGATCCTCCTGCTATTGTAAATGCAGTATGTGCTGGAGATCCAAAAAGAGTTGGAGTTCCCAATTTGGATGGTTTTAGAGCTACTATACTTGATTTAATCAGTAGAAATTACTTATTTTTAAAAAACGAATCTTATAATGGATCTCACTATCATGAGTCTTTATTGCTAGAGATTAACCCTAATAATGACATTTCGTCCCTCTGGAAATTTGAAGTACAGGTTTTAGATTTTTTGAAGGAATCTGAACAGGATGGCATTATATCACTGGATTTAATTTCAAAAAACTTGGATCCTAGTTATTCATATAGTGCATATGGAATTTGGAGAAATGAAGTCAGAAGTACTTTATTAGATGGGAATAATTTTAAGGATGCATTTCATAGTAGAGGATATATTTATTTAAAAACTTTTGGAGTTTTAGGGACAATAATAGCTTGGGCTTTGATTTTTTATTCATTTCCCTCTAAGTTATTTTCAGGAACATTTATTTCATGTGCGCTGATTTTGTGGATATCATCTATCATATCTTTATTCTTGACCAAAAGAATTGCAGGACAATGGACAGCTTATGGTCGAGAATATTATAAAAGATGGATGAATTTCAGGAGTTATATTGAAGATTTTAGCTTAATTAAAGAATATCCTCCAGAATCTGTGAAAATTTGGGATAAATATCTGGCATATGCCACTGCTTTAGGTGCTGCTAAAGGGGTTAGAAGAGCTATGGAGATATCACTCTCAGATGATCAACTCGAAGAATCGGATGTGTACATGTTTCACATGTCCAATTATTATGGGTATTTTAAAGAACATAATAAACGAATATTAGAATTAAACTAA
- the csa3 gene encoding CRISPR-associated CARF protein Csa3 has translation MEYTLISTIYKLEPVMFCITQFSPKRIILLSEDDAPKEKLEAERILKETIGKVIDIESKPTSLYNVVKIAHDTAEIIDEECAHGRKIIVNISGGRKPQALGALFGCYARHNDVERIVYVTEEDREVVDLPILNFGISATKRMILEELEKGETSVKNLSVKVGISRGMTYNHIRELREMGFISADKLEITSAGQLAII, from the coding sequence ATGGAATATACTTTAATCTCAACAATTTACAAATTAGAACCTGTAATGTTCTGCATCACCCAATTCTCCCCTAAAAGAATTATCCTTTTAAGTGAAGACGATGCTCCAAAGGAAAAACTTGAAGCTGAGCGAATTCTCAAAGAAACAATTGGAAAAGTAATAGACATAGAAAGTAAGCCAACAAGCCTTTACAATGTCGTAAAAATAGCACATGATACCGCCGAAATTATAGACGAAGAATGCGCACATGGAAGGAAAATTATAGTTAATATCAGCGGTGGTAGAAAGCCACAAGCTTTAGGTGCATTATTCGGCTGCTATGCAAGACATAATGATGTTGAAAGAATTGTATACGTGACAGAAGAAGACCGAGAAGTAGTTGATCTCCCTATTTTAAACTTTGGGATTTCTGCAACCAAACGGATGATTCTAGAAGAGCTTGAAAAAGGAGAAACTTCAGTTAAAAATCTTTCTGTAAAGGTTGGAATAAGCAGGGGAATGACCTACAACCATATACGTGAATTAAGGGAAATGGGTTTTATTTCAGCAGATAAATTAGAAATAACAAGTGCAGGCCAGCTTGCCATTATTTAA
- the cas5 gene encoding CRISPR-associated protein Cas5, whose protein sequence is MFGFKFRIEVLYFTTFRKSTSTSLISSYTIPPFTTIRGVISNALGLRRDDLRVQEWIKIGIKPQNCINRSTEMAKVLKLKGTGKKYQKTFSSSPMFKEFLVNPVYDIYVAGDQEKIQNIYHALKNPKRPLYIGGSDELVDINTFEPVEIGKATSKETFCVMDGIHENCIIEKIPYKFIQAGRNFSLEYRTVSIPKDENFNGEAEIFNFNGENIFLF, encoded by the coding sequence ATGTTTGGATTTAAATTTAGAATAGAAGTACTCTATTTTACAACTTTTAGAAAATCAACGAGTACAAGTTTGATCAGTTCATATACTATACCTCCATTTACTACTATTAGAGGAGTTATATCTAACGCGTTAGGGCTTAGAAGGGATGATTTAAGAGTTCAAGAGTGGATAAAGATCGGTATAAAACCTCAAAACTGTATTAATCGTTCCACAGAAATGGCAAAAGTGTTAAAATTAAAGGGTACGGGAAAAAAATACCAAAAAACGTTCTCTTCTTCCCCAATGTTTAAAGAATTTCTTGTTAATCCTGTTTATGATATTTATGTTGCAGGTGATCAAGAAAAAATCCAAAACATATATCATGCATTGAAAAATCCAAAAAGGCCTTTATATATAGGTGGATCAGATGAACTTGTTGATATAAACACTTTTGAACCTGTAGAAATAGGAAAAGCTACTTCCAAAGAAACATTTTGTGTCATGGATGGAATACATGAAAATTGCATAATTGAAAAAATCCCTTACAAGTTCATTCAAGCAGGAAGAAATTTCTCACTTGAATACAGAACAGTATCTATTCCTAAAGATGAAAATTTCAATGGAGAAGCTGAAATATTCAACTTCAATGGTGAAAATATTTTTCTTTTTTAA
- the cfbB gene encoding Ni-sirohydrochlorin a,c-diamide synthase: protein MRIVLAGTGSAVGKTTISTGIMKALSEEYRVQPFKVGPDYIDPSYHTLATGNSSRNLDSFFMSDGQIRTSFERGLDTSRADFGIIEGVRGLYEGISPIDDVGSTASIAKALDAPVILILNSRSLVKSAAAVVIGFKTLDPTIKIEGVILNQVKNKNHYLKTKEAVEKLAGVDVIGGIQRDDAIKVEQRHLGLVPAVERENLLGYIDKWGEIIKENVDMDALISIMKNAGKLPEGREDTWQEENRKKVKIGVAMDEVFNFYYTENIESLEANNAKVVPFSPFKDEELPDVDGIYIGGGYPEIFAKELEQNESMRRSILKFHNDGNPVYAECGGLMYLTNSINGKKMCEIFNYDSVMTKKVQGLSYVISKARKDNIITKKGDVFRGHEFHYSKVLVNGKPEYAFKILRGKGIENSLDGLMSKNTVASYVHTHVAACPQFASNFTRSAGDN from the coding sequence ATGAGAATAGTCTTAGCAGGAACAGGAAGTGCAGTAGGGAAAACAACCATTTCAACAGGCATTATGAAGGCATTGTCTGAAGAATACAGAGTCCAGCCGTTTAAAGTAGGGCCAGATTACATAGATCCATCTTACCACACACTTGCAACAGGAAACAGTTCAAGGAATCTCGATTCATTTTTCATGTCCGACGGGCAAATACGGACCTCATTTGAAAGGGGCCTAGATACATCAAGGGCTGATTTTGGTATAATTGAAGGTGTAAGGGGACTTTATGAAGGAATAAGCCCTATTGATGATGTTGGGAGTACTGCGTCCATCGCAAAGGCGCTTGACGCGCCAGTGATACTCATTTTAAACTCCAGAAGTCTTGTAAAAAGCGCAGCAGCTGTTGTAATTGGGTTTAAAACACTCGACCCAACCATTAAAATTGAAGGGGTAATTTTAAACCAAGTAAAAAATAAAAATCACTACCTTAAAACCAAGGAAGCAGTTGAAAAACTGGCAGGTGTAGATGTAATTGGTGGAATCCAAAGGGATGATGCTATAAAGGTAGAACAAAGACATCTCGGCCTTGTACCTGCAGTAGAACGTGAAAATTTATTGGGTTATATTGACAAATGGGGAGAAATCATCAAGGAAAATGTAGATATGGATGCCCTTATTTCTATAATGAAAAACGCTGGAAAGCTGCCTGAAGGAAGGGAAGACACATGGCAGGAAGAAAACAGGAAAAAGGTTAAAATTGGAGTTGCCATGGATGAAGTGTTCAACTTCTATTACACTGAAAACATAGAATCTCTGGAAGCTAACAATGCAAAAGTAGTTCCATTTAGCCCTTTTAAAGATGAAGAGCTTCCTGATGTGGATGGAATTTACATCGGCGGAGGATACCCTGAAATTTTTGCAAAAGAACTTGAGCAGAACGAATCTATGAGGAGGTCTATCCTTAAATTCCATAATGATGGAAATCCAGTTTATGCTGAATGCGGGGGGCTCATGTACCTTACAAATTCCATAAATGGGAAAAAAATGTGCGAAATTTTTAATTACGACTCCGTAATGACTAAAAAAGTTCAGGGTTTAAGTTATGTAATTTCTAAGGCTAGAAAAGATAATATAATTACAAAGAAGGGCGACGTATTCAGGGGTCATGAGTTCCATTACTCTAAAGTCCTGGTAAATGGTAAACCCGAATATGCATTTAAAATACTCAGGGGAAAAGGCATAGAAAATTCACTGGACGGGCTCATGAGTAAAAACACAGTTGCAAGCTATGTACATACCCATGTTGCAGCGTGCCCTCAGTTCGCCTCTAACTTTACCAGAAGTGCTGGAGATAACTAA
- a CDS encoding DUF2207 domain-containing protein: MDKKHFISLTLLFLLTFSVFSTAAFAKDYSIPSIDMDLFPQSDGTLHVKEVIHYSFTGTYNGIYRDIPISGNQQLKNIKVSAQGAYAEPTVSYSGGMERIKIYLYSNSQKTTPITDKDVTVTIEYDFLHGIKFYNDVAELQYEMVGTQWDKDIGAVNANIHLKSSSGVQYWLNPPYFAENSSWSGNTLNVVGKTVPSGDFFELRMVIPKSQFAANPTNGVIINQDGLSQIEKIQNDYQNELNFKSTLYSVLAVLFLLACFIPLLIYFRYGREPKISYQAEYERDVPTDDLPAVVNAISGKGLGKKIGEPDMDGFRATIMDLIDRKHLLIQDIPQTLEKDKDRSVSLKVNEEKNLDELTNFEYDTITILKKFEEDGVINLDNLKNDLKDRNLAQSFKESYGIGEVI, translated from the coding sequence ATGGATAAAAAACATTTTATTTCCTTAACTTTACTATTTTTACTTACATTCTCAGTATTTTCAACTGCAGCATTTGCAAAGGATTATTCCATACCTTCTATTGACATGGATCTCTTTCCACAGAGCGACGGAACGCTGCATGTTAAAGAAGTCATTCATTACTCGTTTACAGGGACTTACAATGGAATATACCGGGATATACCGATAAGCGGTAACCAGCAGTTGAAAAATATAAAAGTATCGGCACAGGGAGCTTATGCGGAACCTACGGTAAGTTATTCTGGAGGAATGGAACGGATAAAGATATATTTATACTCCAACTCTCAAAAAACAACTCCCATAACTGATAAAGATGTTACAGTTACCATTGAATATGACTTTTTACATGGAATTAAGTTCTACAATGATGTGGCCGAACTCCAGTATGAAATGGTTGGTACCCAGTGGGACAAAGATATTGGGGCAGTTAACGCAAATATACACCTCAAATCAAGTAGTGGTGTACAATACTGGTTAAATCCTCCTTATTTTGCTGAAAATTCCAGCTGGAGTGGAAACACTTTAAATGTGGTGGGTAAAACTGTTCCTTCAGGAGATTTCTTTGAACTCAGGATGGTCATACCTAAAAGTCAATTTGCAGCAAACCCCACAAATGGAGTTATAATAAATCAGGATGGCCTGAGTCAAATTGAAAAGATTCAAAATGATTATCAAAACGAATTAAACTTTAAATCAACTCTTTACTCAGTACTGGCAGTTCTATTCTTACTCGCATGTTTCATACCTCTGCTTATTTACTTCCGCTATGGAAGGGAGCCAAAAATCAGCTACCAGGCAGAATATGAGCGTGATGTGCCAACTGATGATTTACCTGCTGTGGTAAATGCAATATCTGGTAAAGGATTAGGCAAAAAAATAGGCGAACCTGACATGGATGGGTTTAGAGCTACTATAATGGACCTTATAGACCGCAAACATCTGTTAATACAGGATATCCCTCAAACCCTAGAGAAGGATAAAGATAGATCTGTTTCACTTAAAGTCAACGAGGAAAAAAATCTCGATGAACTTACAAACTTTGAATACGACACTATTACTATCCTTAAAAAGTTTGAAGAGGACGGTGTCATTAATTTAGATAACCTTAAAAATGATTTAAAGGATCGAAACCTGGCACAGTCATTCAAAGAATCATATGGTATAGGGGAAGTGATTTAA
- the hepT gene encoding type VII toxin-antitoxin system HepT family RNase toxin, whose product MKTKEKIARKIKNMQRYVDFLREQPADEKELVKNYLLKSAIERNLQLAIESALDIGEVMISSENLEKPEDYRSIIITLGKEGIIPGEFARRFSEAAKLRNILVHMYTEVDPAMISQILANNLDDFDEYARYIARYLDKV is encoded by the coding sequence ATGAAAACAAAGGAAAAAATTGCCCGAAAAATAAAGAATATGCAGAGATATGTAGACTTTTTAAGAGAGCAGCCTGCAGATGAAAAAGAATTAGTAAAGAATTACCTCTTGAAATCTGCAATTGAGCGTAATCTTCAACTGGCCATTGAGTCTGCCCTGGATATTGGAGAAGTTATGATTTCATCCGAGAACCTGGAAAAACCAGAAGACTATCGGAGCATTATAATTACGCTTGGAAAAGAGGGTATAATCCCTGGAGAATTTGCCAGAAGATTTTCTGAGGCAGCGAAACTCAGGAACATACTGGTGCATATGTACACAGAGGTTGATCCTGCCATGATCTCACAGATACTGGCGAATAATCTGGATGACTTTGATGAATATGCACGATACATTGCCCGTTATCTAGACAAAGTGTGA
- a CDS encoding LemA family protein, whose product MLTYIIIGIIILIVVIFAIWIVAMYNNLVGLRNRVKNAWSQIDVQLNRRADLIPNLVETVKGYAKHEKGVFEEVTKARSGLMNAQTVQESAEANNMLTGALKSLFAVAENYPDLKANQNFRDLQSQLAETEDKIAYSRQFYNDTVLMYNNKIQMFPSNLIARQFNFTESEFFEVEESARSVPKVQF is encoded by the coding sequence ATGTTAACCTACATAATTATAGGAATAATTATACTTATTGTGGTTATTTTTGCGATTTGGATAGTTGCTATGTACAATAACCTTGTTGGATTACGTAACAGGGTTAAAAATGCATGGTCCCAAATAGATGTTCAGCTAAACAGAAGGGCTGACCTGATACCTAACCTGGTAGAAACAGTTAAAGGGTATGCTAAACACGAAAAAGGTGTATTCGAAGAGGTTACTAAGGCAAGATCTGGCCTTATGAACGCTCAAACAGTTCAAGAAAGTGCAGAAGCAAATAACATGTTAACTGGTGCTTTGAAAAGCCTTTTTGCGGTAGCAGAAAATTATCCGGATTTAAAAGCAAATCAAAATTTCAGGGACTTACAAAGTCAGCTGGCAGAAACTGAAGATAAAATAGCTTATTCAAGGCAGTTTTACAACGATACTGTACTCATGTACAACAACAAGATCCAGATGTTTCCAAGCAACTTGATAGCCCGCCAGTTTAACTTCACCGAGTCAGAATTCTTTGAAGTGGAAGAATCAGCTCGTTCAGTTCCAAAAGTACAGTTTTAG
- the mntA gene encoding type VII toxin-antitoxin system MntA family adenylyltransferase antitoxin, protein MKYEKEVKEFLQKQAHVKLAYLFGSVALQKAGKLSDIDIGIFLDESLEKKEKFKIKLKLISDLENILKNNRIDLVIMNDASISLNFEIIKANYPLFIQNKNLKVDLEQYIISRYLDRQYYDKRWADSLIKKTAK, encoded by the coding sequence TTGAAGTACGAGAAGGAAGTTAAAGAATTTCTGCAAAAACAGGCCCATGTTAAACTGGCCTACCTCTTTGGATCTGTAGCCCTGCAAAAAGCAGGTAAACTCAGCGATATAGACATTGGCATCTTTTTAGACGAATCACTTGAAAAAAAAGAGAAATTCAAGATAAAACTTAAATTAATATCGGATTTAGAGAATATTTTAAAAAATAACCGAATTGATCTGGTTATAATGAACGATGCATCCATTTCACTTAATTTTGAAATTATAAAGGCAAATTATCCTCTTTTTATCCAGAATAAAAATCTTAAGGTGGATTTAGAACAATATATCATATCCCGGTACCTGGACCGCCAGTATTACGACAAAAGGTGGGCGGACAGCCTGATTAAAAAAACAGCTAAATGA
- a CDS encoding DUF2207 domain-containing protein, whose translation MDQIFLKKGDTYLKIFGVIGLVAAAATFFFTISDPMPASGYALFASFVLGIVAIISLIMPQKVAGQWTTHGEEFDAKWHNFKKYIQDFSLIKEYPPESVKVWNKYLVYATALGVADQVRKTMEMSLPDDQLAQSDIFLFHYYGGYWLLSSGLDTGMNTAAAANSGGNDFGGAGGVGGGFGGGGGGAF comes from the coding sequence ATGGACCAGATATTCCTGAAGAAAGGGGACACATACCTCAAGATTTTTGGAGTCATTGGTTTAGTTGCTGCAGCAGCGACGTTCTTTTTCACAATATCTGATCCTATGCCCGCCTCGGGATATGCATTATTTGCGTCATTTGTTCTGGGAATTGTGGCTATTATCTCGCTTATCATGCCTCAAAAGGTTGCAGGACAGTGGACTACTCATGGTGAAGAGTTCGATGCTAAATGGCATAATTTTAAGAAATATATCCAGGATTTCAGCCTTATAAAGGAATATCCTCCTGAATCTGTTAAGGTATGGAATAAATACCTGGTATATGCAACTGCACTTGGGGTGGCAGATCAAGTCAGGAAGACCATGGAAATGAGCCTTCCAGATGACCAGCTGGCCCAAAGTGATATCTTTCTGTTCCACTACTACGGCGGATACTGGCTCCTTTCATCTGGTTTAGATACTGGTATGAACACTGCAGCAGCTGCAAACTCCGGTGGAAATGACTTTGGTGGAGCCGGCGGTGTCGGCGGTGGGTTTGGGGGGGGTGGAGGAGGAGCATTTTAA
- the cas7i gene encoding type I-B CRISPR-associated protein Cas7/Cst2/DevR: MSELKGINMVWLSETDLTNLNAGEGESNYVDVKKYKKNGIEYPYVSGQAMRFYLREAIRRNLSNEEYMCVPDDKGETCGNISNCINCDLFGFMTTVKGTGAVTRVSPVKVSPAIGLLPFDDNSNVDFLTRRHRVTEGKKMEGDIVNVEMGTNIYKSGISIDLLRVGAEEEIDEKNRTTKIEDKITDKSEKISRTKKVIEGVGFISDYSKQARLLTDFTPDLIAISFQNVYSHRLQKLFELNKEGKLNKERFKGILEEVSNYSDEIFFGMISGILDEEDEQWVKTLFKEKEIEIKTPKEAIDNALIVLPTE; encoded by the coding sequence ATGAGTGAATTAAAAGGAATAAACATGGTATGGCTGTCTGAGACAGATCTGACAAACTTAAATGCTGGAGAAGGAGAAAGCAATTACGTTGATGTAAAAAAATATAAAAAAAATGGAATTGAGTATCCTTATGTAAGTGGCCAAGCAATGAGATTTTATCTTAGAGAAGCAATCAGAAGAAATTTGAGTAATGAAGAGTACATGTGCGTACCCGATGATAAAGGAGAAACTTGTGGAAATATCTCTAATTGCATTAACTGCGATTTATTTGGTTTTATGACCACTGTAAAGGGAACAGGGGCTGTAACAAGAGTTTCGCCTGTCAAAGTGTCTCCTGCAATTGGACTTCTTCCCTTTGATGATAATTCGAATGTGGACTTTTTAACAAGAAGACATAGAGTAACAGAAGGAAAAAAAATGGAAGGAGACATTGTAAATGTTGAAATGGGAACCAATATATACAAAAGTGGAATCTCCATTGATCTTTTAAGAGTTGGAGCTGAAGAAGAAATAGATGAAAAAAACAGAACTACAAAAATAGAAGACAAAATCACAGATAAAAGCGAAAAAATATCCAGAACTAAAAAAGTTATTGAAGGAGTAGGATTTATATCAGATTATTCTAAACAGGCGCGGCTTTTAACGGATTTTACCCCTGATTTAATTGCAATTTCTTTCCAAAATGTATATTCTCATAGATTACAAAAATTATTTGAACTTAATAAAGAAGGAAAACTAAATAAAGAGAGATTTAAAGGAATTTTGGAGGAAGTCTCAAATTACAGTGATGAAATATTCTTTGGTATGATATCTGGAATATTGGATGAAGAAGATGAACAATGGGTAAAAACTTTGTTTAAAGAAAAGGAAATTGAGATAAAGACTCCTAAAGAAGCTATTGATAATGCACTAATTGTGTTACCTACAGAATAA